The Populus alba chromosome 4, ASM523922v2, whole genome shotgun sequence genome contains a region encoding:
- the LOC118055981 gene encoding ribulose bisphosphate carboxylase small subunit, chloroplastic, with the protein MASSSMISSAAVATVNRTPAQATMVAPFNGLKSTSAFPVSTRKANDITSIASNGGRVQCMQVWPPTGLKKFETLSYLPDLTEQELAKEIDYLLRSKWVPCLEFELEKGWVYREHHRSPGYYDGRYWTMWKLPMFGCTEASQVLVELAEAKKAYPNSFIRIIGFDNVRQVQCISFIASKPKTL; encoded by the exons ATGGCTTCCTCCTCCATGATCTCATCGGCAGCCGTTGCCACCGTCAACCGCACCCCGGCACAAGCCACCATGGTGGCACCATTCAATGGTCTCAAGTCTACCTCAGCTTTCCCAGTCAGTACCAGAAAGGCTAATGACATTACTTCCATTGCAAGCAATGGTGGACGAGTTCAATGCATGCAG GTGTGGCCACCAACTGGGTTGAAGAAGTTCGAGACTCTTTCTTACCTTCCAGATCTCACAGAGCAGGAATTGGCCAAGGAAATTGATTACCTTCTTCGCTCGAAGTGGGTTCCTTGCTTGGAATTCGAGTTGGAG AAAGGTTGGGTCTACCGTGAGCACCACAGGTCACCAGGGTACTACGATGGACGCTACTGGACTATGTGGAAGCTACCCATGTTTGGATGCACTGAGGCATCTCAAGTGTTGGTTGAGCTTGCGGAGGCAAAGAAAGCTTACCCTAACTCCTTTATCCGTATAATCGGATTCGACAACGTACGTCAAGTGCAGTGCATCAGCTTTATCGCCTCCAAGCCAAAAACTCTCTAA